The Thermodesulfobacteriota bacterium genome has a window encoding:
- a CDS encoding histidinol phosphate phosphatase domain-containing protein — protein sequence MLDLHTHSLFSDGELLPAELVRRVEVLGYEAVAITDHADSSNLEIIVPSLARLAAELAGHTRTRLIPGVEITHVPPGLFGQLVSRARALGARIVVGHGETPVEPVAPGTNLAAIEAGVDLLAHPGFISEEEVRLAVSRGVFLEISGRKGHSLTNGHVARLAVAAGARLAVCADGHAPGDFLTPAFAETVALGAGLTREHYLKLRRDMAALAAGR from the coding sequence ATGCTGGATCTCCACACCCATTCCCTGTTCAGTGACGGCGAGCTGCTGCCGGCGGAGCTGGTGCGCCGGGTGGAGGTCCTGGGCTACGAGGCGGTGGCGATCACCGACCATGCCGACTCCTCCAACCTGGAGATCATTGTCCCCAGCCTGGCTCGGCTGGCCGCCGAGCTGGCCGGCCATACCCGCACCCGGCTCATCCCCGGGGTGGAGATCACCCATGTGCCGCCGGGCCTTTTCGGCCAGCTGGTCTCCCGGGCCCGGGCCCTGGGCGCCCGGATCGTGGTCGGCCACGGTGAGACCCCGGTGGAGCCGGTGGCCCCCGGCACCAACCTGGCCGCCATCGAGGCGGGGGTGGACCTTCTTGCCCATCCCGGCTTCATCAGCGAGGAGGAGGTCCGCCTGGCGGTCAGCCGCGGCGTCTTCCTGGAGATCTCCGGCCGCAAGGGCCATTCCCTCACCAACGGCCATGTTGCCCGCCTGGCAGTGGCCGCCGGCGCCCGGCTCGCGGTTTGCGCCGACGGCCACGCGCCCGGCGACTTTCTTACCCCCGCCTTTGCCGAGACCGTGGCCCTGGGTGCGGGGCTCACCCGCGAGCACTACCTCAAGCTGCGCCGGGACATGGCCGCGCTCGCCGCCGGCCGCTGA
- a CDS encoding TolC family protein, with translation MDLPGCVAEALDRSRDLSLRQAQVAAREAALSVSRKDLYPGLGAAYTARHQPDASLLGPEGYFSYSLSLSQPVYRGEALVTTVDVRALEVDEARLNLGRTRQDVVRDVSAAYFELLRSGKVEAEAEQAVERLAAHVRDAQAFFDAGLIPKNDLLLSEVQLAQGRQDWARARLGTALARTRLNIFLLRPADQDLAVADILTYAPHNRTWEGVLALALERRAEIQAARVGVQRADKGITLADAPFRPAVTLSAQYLKQGDEPFASPYPSGPEEVKTVQASLEWHFWSWGQRDDARGQARQEWRQAEIAVDQIKDGVIVQVRQAFLALLEAEGNIGVTRKAIEQAEENYRLSQARYQAQLATSTEVLDAQTLLTQARTNYFNALYGYNRALVELDWACGVLDGGGAG, from the coding sequence ATGGACCTGCCCGGCTGCGTCGCCGAGGCCCTGGACCGCAGCCGGGACCTCTCCTTGCGCCAAGCGCAGGTGGCGGCGCGGGAGGCGGCCCTGTCCGTCTCCCGCAAGGATCTTTACCCCGGCCTGGGGGCGGCGTACACAGCCCGTCACCAGCCGGACGCCAGCCTGCTGGGGCCTGAGGGCTACTTCAGCTACAGTCTCAGCCTGAGTCAGCCGGTATACCGGGGCGAGGCCCTGGTCACGACCGTTGATGTGCGAGCCCTGGAGGTGGACGAGGCCCGCCTCAATCTCGGCCGCACCCGGCAGGATGTGGTCCGGGATGTCTCGGCCGCCTATTTCGAGCTGCTCCGTTCCGGCAAGGTGGAGGCGGAGGCGGAGCAGGCGGTGGAGCGCTTGGCGGCCCACGTCCGGGATGCCCAGGCCTTTTTCGATGCGGGCCTTATCCCCAAAAACGATCTCCTCTTGAGTGAGGTGCAGCTGGCCCAGGGGCGCCAGGATTGGGCCCGGGCCCGGCTTGGCACCGCCCTGGCCCGGACCCGGCTGAACATCTTTCTGCTCCGGCCTGCGGATCAGGACCTGGCCGTGGCAGACATCCTCACCTATGCCCCCCACAACCGCACCTGGGAGGGAGTGCTGGCCCTTGCCCTGGAACGGCGGGCCGAGATCCAGGCCGCCCGGGTCGGGGTGCAACGGGCGGACAAAGGCATCACCTTGGCGGATGCCCCGTTCCGGCCCGCCGTCACCCTTTCGGCTCAGTACCTCAAGCAGGGCGACGAGCCCTTCGCTTCCCCCTATCCGTCCGGACCGGAGGAGGTGAAGACGGTGCAGGCCAGCCTGGAATGGCACTTCTGGTCCTGGGGGCAACGGGACGACGCCCGGGGGCAGGCCCGGCAGGAATGGCGCCAGGCCGAGATCGCGGTGGACCAGATCAAAGACGGGGTGATTGTTCAGGTCCGGCAGGCCTTTCTGGCCCTGTTGGAGGCGGAGGGCAACATCGGGGTGACCCGGAAGGCGATTGAGCAGGCCGAGGAGAATTACCGGCTCAGCCAGGCCCGCTACCAGGCCCAGCTGGCCACCTCCACCGAGGTCCTGGATGCCCAGACGCTCCTTACCCAGGCCCGCACCAATTACTTCAACGCGCTCTACGGTTACAACCGCGCTCTGGTGGAGCTTGACTGGGCCTGCGGGGTGCTGGACGGAGGTGGTGCCGGGTGA
- a CDS encoding DUF4911 domain-containing protein gives MTDASRRHRARIAPERIGFLRFILEGYDGLAILTTQDNRLGIVEILVSPDQEAELLSLLGCLAETIGWEQVEPRA, from the coding sequence ATGACCGACGCCAGCCGCCGGCACCGAGCCCGCATTGCTCCGGAGCGTATTGGCTTTCTGCGCTTCATCCTCGAGGGCTACGACGGCTTGGCGATTCTGACCACCCAGGACAACCGTCTGGGAATCGTCGAAATCCTGGTGTCGCCGGACCAGGAAGCCGAGCTGCTGAGCCTGCTGGGCTGTCTGGCTGAGACTATCGGCTGGGAGCAGGTGGAGCCACGAGCATAG
- the miaB gene encoding tRNA (N6-isopentenyl adenosine(37)-C2)-methylthiotransferase MiaB, whose product MKHGRRVYIETFGCQMNERDSALMADLCQEAGYQPTAAMGEADLVIINTCSVRRKAEEKVYSLLGRLGQSKRRRPGLKVAVSGCVAQQEGAALCERMPHVDLVLGPQGIYRLPALLRELEAGGAPRVETALAADFRIPMLLPRSAGASPGHKAFVTIMQGCNNFCAYCVVPYTRGREISRPADDILAEIEHLCRHGVREVTLLGQNVNSYGKDGRQQVDFPRLLTLVAAVPGLARLRFTTSHPKDLSDDLVALFADLAVLCPHLHLPVQSGANRILARMNRRYTREAYLERVAALRQARPDVALTTDIIVGFPGESEADFQETMRLVEEVRFHGAFSFKYSDRPPARAAAMDDKVPAATQQDRLARLQASQAAITRERHAELVGQTIPVMADGPARQAGQWTGRTPTNLVVNFLAQGITPGTVLPVRVQEACAHSLRGVVFAAGT is encoded by the coding sequence GTGAAGCACGGACGGCGGGTCTACATTGAGACCTTCGGTTGCCAGATGAACGAGCGGGATTCGGCACTCATGGCCGATCTCTGCCAGGAGGCCGGCTACCAGCCCACGGCCGCCATGGGCGAGGCCGACCTGGTGATCATCAACACCTGCTCGGTGCGACGCAAGGCCGAGGAGAAGGTGTACAGCCTCCTGGGCCGCCTGGGACAAAGCAAGCGCCGCCGGCCCGGTCTCAAGGTGGCGGTCTCCGGGTGTGTGGCCCAGCAGGAGGGCGCTGCCCTCTGTGAGCGGATGCCCCACGTGGATCTGGTGCTGGGGCCCCAGGGCATCTACCGCCTGCCGGCGCTGCTGAGGGAGCTGGAGGCCGGCGGCGCTCCCCGCGTGGAAACCGCTCTGGCGGCCGACTTCAGGATCCCCATGCTCCTGCCGCGATCCGCAGGCGCAAGCCCTGGCCACAAGGCCTTCGTGACCATCATGCAGGGCTGCAACAACTTCTGTGCCTACTGCGTGGTGCCCTATACCCGGGGACGGGAGATCAGCCGGCCGGCCGACGACATCCTGGCCGAGATCGAGCACCTGTGCCGCCACGGCGTCCGGGAGGTCACCTTGCTGGGTCAGAACGTCAACTCTTACGGAAAGGATGGCAGACAACAGGTTGATTTTCCGCGCCTATTGACGCTTGTTGCCGCCGTGCCCGGCCTGGCCAGGCTGCGCTTCACCACCAGCCATCCCAAGGACCTCTCGGACGATCTGGTGGCCTTGTTTGCCGACCTGGCGGTCCTTTGCCCGCACCTGCACCTGCCGGTCCAGTCCGGCGCCAACCGCATCCTGGCCCGCATGAACCGTCGCTATACCCGGGAGGCCTACCTGGAACGGGTGGCGGCCCTCCGCCAGGCGAGGCCGGATGTCGCCCTCACCACCGACATCATCGTCGGCTTCCCAGGGGAGAGCGAGGCGGACTTCCAGGAGACCATGCGCCTGGTCGAAGAGGTCCGCTTCCATGGCGCCTTCTCGTTCAAATACTCGGACCGCCCGCCAGCACGGGCTGCCGCCATGGACGACAAGGTGCCGGCGGCAACGCAGCAGGACCGTCTGGCCCGTCTCCAGGCGTCACAGGCGGCGATCACCAGGGAGCGCCACGCCGAGCTGGTGGGCCAGACCATCCCGGTCATGGCGGATGGCCCGGCTCGCCAGGCCGGCCAGTGGACCGGCCGCACCCCCACCAATCTGGTGGTCAACTTCCTCGCCCAGGGGATCACCCCGGGGACCGTCCTGCCGGTCCGCGTCCAGGAGGCCTGTGCCCATTCCCTGCGCGGGGTCGTCTTCGCCGCCGGCACCTGA
- the purB gene encoding adenylosuccinate lyase has product MKDIYQDPLVSRYTSRAMQELFSERTRFTLWRRCWIALAEAQHELGLERLVTEAMLAELKAHATEINFEVAAAKEREIRHDVMAHVHAFGQQCPTAAGIIHLGATSQFVVCNADLMIQRQALALLKKALVSVVGQLANFCRQYKELPTLGYTHYQPAQPTTVGKRHTLHLQDLLMDLDALEQMEEQIRARGAKGTVGTQASFLELFEGNHEKVRQLDLLVAKKLGFSEVFPVTGQTYPRKLDTRIAETLAGIGASAHKFAVDLRLLANLKVQEEPFERQQVGSSAMAYKRNPMRSERMTALARKLMALPAAFRATHANQWLERTLDDSAIRRMDIPQAFLLTDAILRLYLNIVDGMVVFPKQIERHLRMELPFMATERILMAAVAAGASRQEIHAVIREHSLAAGRRVKEEGGDNDLIERLAGDPRVPFDRAELEAMAGDASQFVGRAPQQTEEYLEEVVTPRLARYQDLLGGVDSTILV; this is encoded by the coding sequence ATGAAGGACATCTACCAGGACCCTCTGGTCAGTCGCTACACAAGCCGGGCCATGCAGGAGCTCTTCTCCGAGCGCACCCGCTTCACCCTCTGGCGCCGCTGCTGGATCGCCCTGGCGGAGGCCCAGCACGAGCTGGGCCTGGAACGGCTGGTGACCGAGGCCATGCTCGCCGAGCTCAAGGCCCACGCCACGGAGATCAACTTCGAGGTGGCCGCCGCCAAGGAGCGGGAGATCCGCCATGATGTCATGGCCCATGTCCACGCCTTCGGCCAGCAGTGTCCGACCGCGGCCGGCATCATCCATCTGGGCGCCACTTCCCAGTTCGTGGTCTGCAATGCCGACCTCATGATCCAGCGCCAGGCCCTGGCCCTGCTCAAGAAGGCCCTGGTGAGCGTTGTCGGCCAGCTTGCCAATTTTTGCCGGCAATACAAAGAGTTGCCAACCTTAGGCTATACGCATTATCAGCCGGCACAGCCCACCACCGTGGGCAAGCGCCACACCCTCCACCTCCAGGACCTGCTGATGGATCTCGACGCCCTGGAGCAGATGGAGGAGCAGATCCGAGCCCGGGGCGCCAAAGGCACTGTCGGCACCCAGGCCTCCTTTCTGGAGCTCTTTGAGGGTAACCACGAAAAAGTTCGCCAACTCGACCTGTTGGTTGCAAAAAAGCTCGGCTTTTCCGAGGTGTTTCCGGTCACTGGCCAGACCTACCCCCGCAAGCTGGACACCCGGATCGCCGAGACCTTGGCCGGCATCGGGGCCTCGGCGCACAAATTCGCGGTGGACCTCCGGCTCCTGGCCAATCTCAAGGTGCAAGAAGAGCCCTTCGAGCGCCAGCAGGTGGGCAGCTCGGCCATGGCCTACAAGCGCAATCCCATGCGCTCGGAACGGATGACCGCTCTGGCCCGCAAGCTCATGGCCCTGCCGGCAGCCTTTCGCGCGACCCACGCCAATCAGTGGCTGGAACGAACCCTGGACGACTCGGCTATTCGCCGCATGGATATCCCGCAGGCCTTTCTCTTGACGGATGCCATTCTGCGCCTTTACCTGAATATCGTTGATGGAATGGTTGTTTTTCCGAAACAAATCGAGCGGCATCTTCGGATGGAGCTGCCCTTCATGGCCACGGAAAGGATTCTCATGGCGGCGGTGGCTGCGGGGGCCAGCCGGCAGGAGATCCATGCGGTCATCCGCGAGCATTCCTTGGCGGCCGGCCGCCGGGTCAAGGAGGAGGGTGGTGACAACGACCTCATCGAGCGGCTGGCCGGCGATCCCCGGGTCCCCTTTGACCGCGCCGAGCTGGAGGCCATGGCCGGCGATGCCAGCCAGTTTGTCGGCCGGGCGCCGCAACAGACCGAGGAGTATCTGGAAGAGGTGGTGACGCCAAGGCTCGCCCGATACCAGGACCTGCTGGGCGGCGTGGACAGCACCATTCTTGTCTAG
- the recJ gene encoding single-stranded-DNA-specific exonuclease RecJ: MTFASSPERPWLTRDWDQQPCQALAEAVGVPLAIAVLLRGRGIDSPEQAEAFLHPSLQDLPPPELMKGMAEAVDLVLDGLAQRQRIIVVGDYDADGITGAAVLCLFLRELGADVAWELPHRFHDGYGLRPTVLARLHERHGPGLLITVDCGISDYDEVAQARALGYRVIITDHHQPPTRLPPADAILNPSQPGCPYPYKELAGVGVVFYLTMGIRSRLRRDGFWQEPGEIPNLKALMDLVAIGTVADLVPLRGPNRIFVRAGLETFATRPRTGLTALATTAGLAGPAAVEDITFRLAPRLNAVGRIGDAGKALEILTATDPCQAASLAASIEADNQERRLIQEQVAGAAVALARQELARQPSLLLLHDAAWHPGVLGVVATRLVEIFGRPCILMSGSGPFLKGSGRSVPGLNLHELLHDCRELLAAYGGHAMAAGLSLRLEDLAAFRARIDRLAAERLLDLPPADGLWIDWQAGLAELGRPEFLESYARLGPFGRGNPEPVFATAQGVRLTEATPVKSHLRFAVQEDGRRWTGIGFGMAGYAPRLQGEAAQLAFHLRRNSFRGIQRWEMQLSAVRFLG; the protein is encoded by the coding sequence ATGACCTTTGCGTCAAGCCCTGAGCGGCCGTGGCTGACCCGGGACTGGGATCAGCAGCCCTGCCAGGCCCTGGCTGAGGCGGTGGGCGTGCCCTTGGCCATCGCGGTCCTCTTGCGGGGGCGCGGGATCGACAGCCCCGAGCAGGCTGAGGCCTTCCTGCATCCCTCCCTCCAGGATCTGCCGCCGCCCGAGCTGATGAAAGGCATGGCCGAGGCGGTGGATCTGGTCCTGGACGGCCTTGCCCAGCGGCAACGGATCATCGTGGTGGGCGACTACGACGCCGATGGCATCACCGGCGCTGCCGTGCTGTGTCTGTTCCTGCGGGAGCTGGGCGCTGACGTGGCCTGGGAGCTGCCGCACCGGTTCCACGACGGCTATGGCCTGCGGCCGACGGTGCTGGCCAGGCTCCACGAGCGCCATGGCCCGGGGCTCCTCATCACCGTGGACTGTGGCATCTCGGATTACGACGAGGTCGCCCAGGCCCGGGCGTTGGGCTATCGGGTTATCATCACGGACCACCACCAGCCGCCCACCCGGCTGCCGCCCGCGGACGCCATTCTCAATCCGAGCCAGCCCGGCTGTCCGTATCCGTACAAGGAGCTGGCCGGGGTGGGGGTAGTCTTCTACCTGACCATGGGCATCCGCAGCCGGCTGCGACGCGATGGCTTCTGGCAGGAGCCCGGCGAGATCCCCAACCTCAAGGCCCTCATGGATCTGGTGGCCATCGGCACGGTAGCCGATCTGGTGCCGTTGCGCGGACCCAACCGGATCTTCGTGCGGGCCGGCCTGGAGACCTTTGCTACCCGGCCCCGGACGGGCTTGACCGCCCTGGCCACCACGGCCGGCCTTGCCGGTCCGGCGGCGGTGGAGGACATCACCTTCCGGCTGGCGCCCCGGCTCAACGCCGTAGGCCGGATCGGTGATGCGGGCAAGGCTTTGGAGATCCTCACCGCCACGGATCCGTGCCAAGCTGCCAGCCTGGCGGCCAGCATCGAGGCAGACAACCAGGAGCGGCGCCTCATTCAGGAGCAGGTGGCCGGGGCGGCGGTGGCTTTGGCCCGGCAGGAGCTGGCCCGCCAGCCGTCGCTGCTGCTGCTCCATGACGCGGCCTGGCATCCGGGGGTCCTGGGTGTGGTGGCCACCCGTCTGGTGGAGATCTTCGGCCGGCCGTGCATCCTGATGAGCGGCAGTGGCCCTTTCCTCAAGGGTTCGGGCCGTTCGGTCCCTGGTCTCAATCTCCACGAGCTGCTGCACGATTGCCGGGAGCTGCTGGCGGCCTACGGCGGGCATGCCATGGCCGCAGGGCTTTCCCTGCGGCTGGAGGATCTGGCCGCATTCCGGGCCCGCATCGACCGCCTGGCCGCCGAGCGCCTGCTCGACCTGCCGCCGGCGGATGGGCTGTGGATCGACTGGCAGGCGGGGCTCGCCGAGCTGGGGCGGCCGGAGTTTCTGGAAAGCTATGCTCGGCTGGGTCCGTTTGGCCGCGGCAATCCCGAGCCGGTCTTCGCCACGGCACAAGGGGTCCGCTTGACGGAAGCGACCCCGGTGAAATCCCACCTGCGGTTTGCGGTGCAGGAAGACGGCCGCCGCTGGACCGGCATCGGTTTCGGCATGGCGGGCTACGCCCCCCGGCTGCAAGGGGAGGCCGCCCAGCTGGCCTTCCACCTGCGCCGCAACAGCTTCCGGGGCATCCAACGCTGGGAGATGCAGCTGTCGGCGGTCCGTTTCCTGGGGTAA
- a CDS encoding bifunctional nuclease family protein, whose protein sequence is MALIMRVAAIQIHPETNTPVVWLKEIDGQAVLPIWIGVLEATAIATQLEQVAFPRPMTHDLLRNVLVALGATVTQIEITELRDNTFYALIDLVTAGGRRLRVDARPSDAIALALRCQVPILVDEGVPAALGADKAEADEAGEGDDKRWRELLAKLPPDFGKYKM, encoded by the coding sequence ATGGCCCTTATCATGCGCGTCGCCGCCATCCAGATCCATCCGGAGACCAACACCCCCGTGGTCTGGCTCAAGGAGATCGATGGCCAGGCGGTGCTGCCCATCTGGATCGGGGTCCTGGAGGCAACGGCCATCGCCACCCAGCTGGAGCAGGTCGCCTTCCCCCGGCCCATGACCCACGACCTGCTCCGGAACGTCCTTGTTGCGCTGGGGGCCACGGTGACCCAGATCGAGATTACCGAGCTTCGGGACAACACCTTCTACGCCCTCATCGACCTGGTCACTGCCGGCGGCCGCCGTTTGCGGGTGGATGCCCGGCCCAGCGATGCCATCGCCCTGGCCCTGCGCTGCCAAGTCCCGATTCTGGTGGACGAGGGGGTGCCGGCCGCCCTGGGGGCCGACAAGGCTGAGGCGGACGAGGCCGGCGAGGGAGACGACAAGAGGTGGCGGGAGCTCCTGGCCAAGCTGCCGCCGGATTTCGGCAAGTACAAGATGTGA
- the miaA gene encoding tRNA (adenosine(37)-N6)-dimethylallyltransferase MiaA, with protein MAEGSELPESMPVVALVGPTAVGKTDLALELAERLGAEIVSMDSMQVYRFMDIGTAKPSLAERRRVRHHLIDVVDPDQPYHAAAFVTDAWEAMAAIRRRQAWPLLVGGTGLYLRALSQGLFAMPALDERVRQELRDRLAGEGEARLHAELAAVDPQAAARIHPHDHQRLLRALEIHASTGRSWSEHLARQGPAPAALRILVLGLTRERRELAERIQRRVASMMEQGFVNEVENLLGMGYDAGLKSMQSIGYRHVLTYLGGVWSWEECLQRLATDTRRYAKRQLTWFRRQAETVWHHPRDGEGIAQRISQFLAAPRSGTRARG; from the coding sequence ATGGCCGAGGGGAGTGAGCTGCCCGAGTCGATGCCGGTGGTGGCCCTGGTGGGGCCCACGGCGGTGGGCAAGACCGATCTGGCCCTGGAGCTGGCGGAGCGTCTCGGAGCCGAGATCGTGAGCATGGACTCCATGCAGGTCTACCGGTTCATGGACATCGGTACCGCCAAGCCCAGCCTCGCCGAGCGGCGCCGGGTACGCCACCACCTCATCGACGTGGTGGATCCGGACCAGCCATACCACGCCGCGGCCTTCGTGACCGACGCCTGGGAGGCCATGGCGGCGATCCGCCGCCGGCAAGCCTGGCCCCTCCTGGTGGGCGGCACCGGGCTCTACCTGCGGGCGCTCAGCCAGGGCCTCTTCGCCATGCCGGCGTTGGACGAGCGGGTGCGGCAGGAGCTTCGTGACCGGCTGGCCGGGGAAGGGGAGGCCCGCCTCCACGCCGAGTTGGCGGCCGTCGACCCCCAGGCTGCGGCCCGCATCCACCCCCATGATCATCAGCGGTTGCTGCGGGCCCTGGAGATCCATGCCTCAACCGGCCGCAGCTGGTCCGAGCACCTGGCCCGGCAAGGCCCGGCGCCCGCAGCTTTGCGGATCCTGGTCCTGGGGCTGACCCGGGAGAGGAGGGAGCTGGCCGAACGGATCCAGCGCCGGGTGGCCAGTATGATGGAGCAAGGGTTTGTCAACGAGGTCGAAAATCTCCTGGGAATGGGGTATGATGCCGGCCTCAAGTCCATGCAATCCATCGGCTACCGTCATGTTCTGACCTACCTGGGAGGGGTCTGGTCGTGGGAGGAATGCCTCCAACGCCTCGCCACCGACACCCGCCGCTACGCCAAGCGCCAGCTGACCTGGTTCCGCCGGCAGGCCGAGACCGTCTGGCACCATCCCCGCGATGGCGAGGGGATCGCCCAGCGGATCAGCCAGTTTTTGGCAGCGCCGCGGTCCGGCACGAGGGCCCGCGGGTGA
- a CDS encoding CDP-alcohol phosphatidyltransferase family protein produces the protein MINLPNILTLLRILLIPVFVIFVIEHRFDLALLTFTAAGISDGLDGLLARALRQKTTLGAYTDPIADKLLLSTSFVTLAVIGLLPAWLAVVVVSRDVIIMGGILVLMLVEKKVSIRPTFASKLTTLCQLVTVFFYLAHDFLAPYWFLSRSLVNLTALMTLLSGFQYILIGATLLGQPNHGVGKR, from the coding sequence GTGATCAACCTGCCCAACATCCTGACCCTGCTGCGCATTCTGCTCATCCCGGTCTTCGTGATCTTCGTCATCGAGCACCGGTTCGATCTGGCCCTCCTGACCTTCACGGCGGCCGGGATCAGCGATGGCCTGGACGGCCTGCTGGCCCGGGCCTTGCGCCAGAAGACCACCCTGGGGGCCTATACCGATCCCATTGCCGACAAGCTGCTTTTGTCCACCTCCTTTGTCACCCTGGCGGTGATCGGCCTTCTGCCCGCCTGGCTGGCCGTGGTGGTGGTGAGTCGCGACGTCATCATCATGGGAGGCATCCTGGTCCTGATGCTGGTGGAGAAGAAGGTGTCCATCCGGCCGACCTTCGCCAGCAAGCTGACCACCCTGTGTCAGCTCGTGACCGTCTTCTTCTATCTGGCCCACGACTTCCTGGCCCCGTACTGGTTCCTGAGCCGTTCTCTGGTCAACCTCACGGCCCTCATGACCCTGTTGTCCGGATTCCAGTACATCCTGATCGGCGCCACCCTTCTGGGCCAGCCCAACCATGGGGTTGGGAAGAGGTAG
- the amrA gene encoding AmmeMemoRadiSam system protein A yields MALPPLAAADKAALLRYARQVIRHALLGGAPPAAPAATSALAEPCGAFVTLTVEGALRGCIGNLVGDRPLVETIREMALAAAFHDPRFPALSAQELRLVRLEISVLSPMELVDDPRQVQVGHHGLVISRGPARGVLLPQVASHYGWDRVTFLGQTCRKAGLPPDAWMKKGTLIQAFTAEIFSEAEIDHDLCVKP; encoded by the coding sequence ATGGCCTTGCCGCCCCTGGCTGCAGCCGACAAAGCCGCCCTGCTGCGGTATGCCCGACAGGTCATCCGCCACGCCCTTCTGGGCGGGGCGCCCCCGGCGGCACCCGCGGCCACCTCCGCCCTGGCAGAGCCCTGCGGCGCCTTTGTCACCCTGACCGTGGAAGGGGCCTTGCGCGGCTGCATCGGCAACCTGGTGGGGGACCGGCCCCTGGTGGAAACGATCCGGGAGATGGCTCTTGCCGCAGCGTTTCACGACCCGCGCTTCCCGGCCCTTTCGGCGCAGGAGCTGCGCCTGGTGCGCCTTGAGATCTCGGTGCTCTCCCCCATGGAGCTGGTGGACGATCCCCGGCAGGTCCAGGTGGGCCATCACGGCCTGGTGATCAGTCGCGGTCCGGCTCGGGGCGTGCTTTTGCCCCAAGTGGCCAGCCACTATGGCTGGGACCGGGTCACCTTCCTGGGCCAGACCTGCCGCAAGGCAGGCCTGCCGCCGGACGCCTGGATGAAGAAAGGAACGCTTATTCAGGCATTCACGGCAGAAATCTTTTCTGAAGCCGAGATCGATCATGACCTTTGCGTCAAGCCCTGA